A DNA window from Mastomys coucha isolate ucsf_1 unplaced genomic scaffold, UCSF_Mcou_1 pScaffold21, whole genome shotgun sequence contains the following coding sequences:
- the Cic gene encoding protein capicua homolog isoform X6: MYSAHRPLIPASGAASRGLGMFVWTNVEPRSVAVFPWHSLVPFLAPSQPDPSVQPSEAQQPASHPVASNQSKEPAESAAVAHEQPPGGTGGADPGRPPGATCPESPGPGPPLTLGGVDPGKSLPPTTEEEAPGPPGEPRLDSETESDHDDAFLSIMSPEIQLPLPPGKRRTQSLSALPKERDSSSEKDGRSPNKREKDHIRRPMNAFMIFSKRHRALVHQRHPNQDNRTVSKILGEWWYALGPKEKQKYHDLAFQVKEAHFKAHPDWKWCNKDRKKSSSEAKPASLGLAGGHKETRERSMSETGTAAAPGVSSELLSVAAQTLLSSETKAPGSGPCGAERLHAVGGPGSARPRAFSHSGVHSLDGGEVDSQALQELTQMVSGPTSYSGPKPSPQYGAPGSFAAPGEGGTLATSGRPPLLPSRASRSQRAASEDMTSDEERMVICEEEGDDDVIADDSFGTTDIDLKCKERVTDSESGDSSGEDPEGNKGFGRKVFSPVIRSSFTHCRPTLDPEPPGPPDPPAAFSKGYGPTPSSSSSPASTSVSVSTSFSLGSGTFKTQDSGQGSTAVPLRPPPPGAGGPATPSKAARFLPTDSATFRRKRPESVGSLEAPGTSVIAAPPSGGGNILQTLVLPPSKEDREGTRVPSAPAPSLAYGAPAAPLCRPAATMVTNVVRPVSSTPVPIASKPFPASGRAEASSNDTVGARTEMGTGSRVPGGSPLGVSLVYSDKKSAAATSPAPHLVAGPLLGTVGKAPATVTNLLVGTPGYGAPASPAVQFIAQGAPGSATPAGSGASTGSGPNGPVPLGILQPGPLGKAGGITQVQYILPTLPQQLQVAPAPTPAPGTKAAAPSGPAPTTSIRFTLPPGTSTNGKVLAATAPTAGIPILQSVPSAPPPKAQSVSPVQATPSGGSAQLLPGKVLVPLAAPSMSVRGGGAGQPLPLVSSPFSVPVQNGAQQPSKIIQLTPVPVSTPSGLVPPLSPATMSGPTSQPQKVLLPSSTRITYVQSAGGHTLPLGTSSACSQTGTVTSYGPTSSVALGFTSLGPSGPAFVQPLLSAGQAPLLAPGQVGVSPVPSPQLPPACTAPGGPVITAFYPGSPAPTSAPLGPPSQAPPSLVYTVATSTTPPAATILPKGPPASATATPAPTSPFPSATAGSMTYSLVAPKAQRPSPKAPQKVKAAIASIPVGSFESGTTGRPGPTPRQSSDSGVAREPAAPESELEGQPTPPAPPPPTETWPPTARSSPPPPLPAEERPGTKGPETASKFPSSSSDWRVPGLGLESRGEPPTPPSPAPATGPSGSSSGSSEGSSGRAAGDTPERKEVTSSGKKMKVRPPPLKKTFDSVDNRVLSEVDFEERFAELPEFRPEEVLPSPTLQSLATSPRAILGSYRKKRKNSTDLDSAPEDPTSPKRKMRRRSSCSSEPNTPKSAKCEGDIFTFDRTGTETEDVLGELEYEKVPYSSLRRTLDQRRALVMQLFQDHGFFPSAQATAAFQARYADIFPSKVCLQLKIREVRQKIMQAATPTEQPPGAEAPLPGPPPTGMAATPVPTPSPAGGPDPTSPGSDSGTAQVAPPLPPPPEPGPGQPGWEGAPQPSPPPSGPSTAATGR, encoded by the exons ATGTACTCGGCCCACAGGCCCCTGATACCCGCGTCTGGCGCGGCCTCTCGTGGCCTCGGCATGTTCG TGTGGACAAATGTCGAACCTCGTTCTGTGGCTGTGTTCCCCTGGCACTCCTTAGTCCCCTTCCTGGCACCCAGCCAGCCTGACCCCTCTGTGCAGCCTAGTGAGGCCCAGCAACCTGCCAGCCACCCCGTGGCCTCCAACCAGAGCAAAG AACCTGCTGAATCAGCTGCTGTTGCTCATGAGCAGCCACCAGGAGGGACAGGGGGTGCTGACCCTGGACGGCCCCCTGGAGCAACATGCCCTGAGAGCCCAGGGCCTGGACCTCCACTTACTTTGGGTGGTGTGGATCCTGGTAAAAGTCTCCCTCCCACCACTGAAGAGGAGGCTCCTGGCCCTCCAGGAGAGCCCCGGCTGGACAGTGAGACCGAGAGTGATCATGATGATGC CTTCCTCTCCATCATGTCTCCTGAGATTcagctgcctctgccacctggaAAGCGCCGCACCCAGTCTCTGAGTGCCTTGCCCAAGGAACGAGACTCATCTTCTGAAAAGGATGGACGAAGTCCTAACAAG CGGGAGAAGGATCATATCCGTCGGCCCATGAACGCCTTCATGATCTTCAGCAAGCGGCACCGGGCCTTGGTCCACCAGCGGCACCCCAACCAGGACAACCGGACTGTCAGCAAGATCCTAGGAGAGTGGTGGTATGCCCTGGGGCCCAAGGAGAAGCAGAAGTACCACGATCTGGCCTTCCAG GTGAAAGAGGCCCACTTCAAGGCCCACCCAGATTGGAAATGGTGCAACAAGGACCGAAAGAAGTCCAGCTCAGAGGCCAAGCCTGCGAGCCTGGGTCTGGCAGGAGGGCACAAGGAGACGCGGGAACGGAGCATGTCGGAGACGGGAACTGCTGCTGCCCCTGGGG TGTCTTCTGAGCTCCTGTCCGTTGCCGCCCAGACACTCTTGAGCTCGGAAACCAAGGCTCCAGGGAGTGGCCCCTGTGGAGCAGAACGGCTACACGCAGTTGGGGGACCCGGCTCAGCCCGACCCAGAGCCTTCTCCCACAGTGGGGTGCACAGTCTTGATGGTGGGGAAGTAGACAGCCAAGCACTGCAAGAACTGACCCAG ATGGTTTCTGGCCCCACATCATACTCCGGCCCAAAGCCTTCCCCCCAGTATGGTGCTCCAGGATCTTTTGCAGCTCCTGGTGAAGGAGGTACCTTGGCCACTAGTGGGCGGCCTCCACTGTTGCCCTCCCGAGCCTCCCGTTCCCAGCGTGCAGCCAGTGAGGACATGACCAGTGATGAGGAGCGGATGGTCATCTGTGAGGAAGAAGGGGATGATGATGTCATCG CTGATGACAGCTTTGGCACCACTGACATTGATCTCAAGTGCAAGGAACGGGTGACTGACAGTGAGAGCGGAGACAGCTCTGGAGAGGACCCTGAGGGCAACAAG GGCTTTGGCCGTAAGGTGTTCTCACCTGTCATCCGCTCCTCCTTTACCCATTGCCGTCCAACCCTGGACCCTGAGCCTCCAGGGCCCCCGGATCCACCTGCAGCCTTCAGCAAAGGCTACGGTCCCACCCCATCATCCTCCTCTTCACCTGCTTCCACCTCAGTTTCAGTCTCCACCTCCTTTTCACTGGGCTCTGGAACCTTTAAGACCCAGGATTCTGGTCAGGGCAGCACAGCGGTGCCACTACGGCCCCCACCCCCTGGAGCCGGGGGCCCAGCAACACCTTCCAAGGCTGCTCGTTTTCTTCCTACGGATTCTGCCACCTTTAGGCGCAAGAGACCTGAAAGTGTTGGTAGCCTGGAGGCACCAGGCACCTCAGTCATTGCAGCACCTCCCAGTGGGGGAGGAAACATTCTGCAGACACTGGTTCTGCCTCCGAGCAAGGAGGATCGGGAGGGTACACGAGTGCCCTCAGCCCCAGCTCCATCACTGGCCTATGGGGCTCCAGCAGCCCCTCTGTGCCGCCCTGCTGCCACCATGGTCACTAATGTGGTACGGCCTGTGAGCAGCACTCCTGTGCCCATTGCCTCTAAGCCCTTTCCCGCCTCTGGTCGGGCTGAGGCATCTTCAAATGACACAGTAGGTGCCAGGACAGAAATGGGCACGGGATCCCGGGTGCCTGGAGGCTCCCCATTGGGTGTCAGTTTAGTGTATTCAGATAAGAAGTCAGCAGCAGCCACCTCACCAGCTCCACATTTGGTAGCTGGACCCTTATTGGGCACTGTGGGGAAGGCACCTGCTACTGTCACCAACTTGCTGGTGGGCACCCCAGGCTATGGGGCTCCTGCATCTCCCGCTGTTCAGTTTATTGCCCAGGGAGCCCCAGGCAGTGCGACCCCTGCAGGCTCAGGAGCAAGTACTGGGAGTGGCCCCAATGGGCCAGTACCCCTGGGCATCCTGCAGCCAGGTCCCCTAGGCAAGGCTGGGGGAATCACACAGGTGCAGTACATCCTGCCCACACTGCCCCAGCAGCTTCAAGTGGCACCTGCTCCAACGCCAGCCCCTGGGACCAAGGCAGCAGCTCCCAGTGGCCCTGCACCCACCACCAGCATCCGTTTCACCCTCCCTCCGGGCACCTCGACCAACGGCAAGGTCCTAGCTGCCACTGCACCCACTGCTGGCATCCCTATCCTGCAGTCCgtaccctcagccccaccccctaaAG CCCAGTCAGTCTCTCCTGTCCAGGCCACACCTTCAGGTGGCTCCGCCCAGCTGCTGCCTGGGAAGGTGCTAGTCCCCCTGGCTGCCCCTAGCATGTCAGTTCGAGGTGGAGGGGCTGGTCAGCCATTGCCCCTGGTTAGCTCGCctttctcagtacctgtccaAAATGGTGCCCAACAACCTAGCAAG ATTATCCAGCTGACTCCTGTGCCTGTGAGCACACCTAGTGGCCTGGTACCACCCCTGAGCCCAGCCACAATGTCGGGACCCACATCACAGCCTCAGAAGGTCCTGTTGCCCTCTTCTACAAG AATCACCTATGTACAGTCAGCAGGTGGGCACACTCTGCCTCTAGGCACCAGTTCTGCATGCAGTCAGACTGGAACAGTGACCTCATATGGGCCCACTAGCTCTGTAGCTCTGGGCTTCACATCGTTGGGGCCCAGTGGTCCTGCCTTTGTACAGCCTCTGCTCTCAG cAGGCCAAGCTCCATTGCTGGCTCCTGGCCAGGTGGGCGTGTCACCTGTGCCTAGCCCCCAGTTGCCTCCTGCCTGTACAGCCCCTGGAGGTCCTGTCATAACAGCATTTTACCCTGGCAGCCCTGCACCCACTTCAGCACCCCTGGGCCCACCTTCCCAAGCTccgccaagcctggtctacactgtagCCACCAGCACCACCCCACCTGCTGCTACCATTCTGCCCAAAGGCCCACCAGCCTCTGCCACTGCCACTCCAGCTCCTACTAGTCCTTTCCCTAGTGCCACAG CTGGCTCCATGACCTACAGCTTAGTGGCTCCCAAGGCTCAGCGACCCAGCCCAAAAGCTCCCCAGAAAGTAAAGGCAGCCATTGCCAGCATTCCTGTGGGGTCTTTTGAATCGGGTACTACTGGGCGGCCTGGACCTACACCCCGACAGTCTTCAGACTCTGGCGTAGCCCGAGAGCCAGCTGCCCCAGAATCAGAACTTGAGGGACAgcccacacccccagccccaccaccTCCCACAGAGACCTGGCCTCCCACTGCCCGAAGCAGCCCCCCACCTCCCTTGCCTGCTGAGGAGCGACCTGGCACTAAAGGCCCTGAGACT GCCAGCAAATTCCCCAGCTCATCTTCAGACTGGCGAGTTCCTGGGCTGGGCCTAGAGAGTCGTGGAGAgcctcccactcctcccagccCAGCTCCAGCCACAGGCCCCAGTggaagcagcagtggcagcagtgaGGGCAGTAGTGGGAGGGCAGCTGGGGACACACCTGAGCGCAAGGAAGTGACTAGTTCCGGCAAGAAGATGAAGGTGCGGCCCCCGCCCCTGAAGAAGACCTTTGACTCTGTGGACAA CAGGGTCCTGTCAGAAGTGGATTTTGAAGAGCGGTTTGCAGAGCTGCCTGAGTTTAGACCAGAGGAGGTGCTGCCCTCACCCACCCTGCAGTCTCTGGCCACCTCGCCTCGGGCTATCCTTGGCTCCTACcgcaagaagaggaagaattcCACGG ACCTGGACTCAGCGCCTGAGGACCCCACCTCACCCAAGCGCAAGATGAGGAGACGTTCGAGCTGCAGCTCAGAACCCAACACCCCCAAGAGTGCCAAGTGCGAGGGGGACATCTTCACCTTTGACCGCACAG GCACTGAAACAGAGGATGTGCTTGGGGAGCTGGAGTATGAGAAAGTGCCCTACTCATCACTGCGGCGCACCCTGGACCAACGGCGGGCCCTGGTCATGCAGCTCTTCCAGGACCATGGCTTCTTCCCATCAG cCCAGGCCACAGCAGCCTTCCAGGCCCGCTATGCAGACATCTTCCCATCCAAGGTTTGTCTGCAATTAAAGATCCGAGAGGTCCGCCAGAAGATCATGCAGGCAGCCACTCCCACAGAGCAGCCCCCTGGGGCTGAAGCCCCCCTCCCTGGACCACCCCCTACTGGCATGGCTGCTACTCCTGTCCCTACTCCCAGCCCTGCTGGGGGCCCTGACCCCACCTCTCCAGGCTCGGACTCTGGCACTGCCCAAGTTGCCCCGCCACTGCCTCCACCCCCGGAGCCTGGACCTGGACAGCCTGGCTGGGAGGGGGCTCCCCAACCCTCACCTCCTCCCTCTGGTCCTTCCACAGCTGCCACAGGCAGGTGA
- the Cic gene encoding protein capicua homolog isoform X7, with protein MYSAHRPLIPASGAASRGLGMFVWTNVEPRSVAVFPWHSLVPFLAPSQPDPSVQPSEAQQPASHPVASNQSKEPAESAAVAHEQPPGGTGGADPGRPPGATCPESPGPGPPLTLGGVDPGKSLPPTTEEEAPGPPGEPRLDSETESDHDDAFLSIMSPEIQLPLPPGKRRTQSLSALPKERDSSSEKDGRSPNKREKDHIRRPMNAFMIFSKRHRALVHQRHPNQDNRTVSKILGEWWYALGPKEKQKYHDLAFQVKEAHFKAHPDWKWCNKDRKKSSSEAKPASLGLAGGHKETRERSMSETGTAAAPGVSSELLSVAAQTLLSSETKAPGSGPCGAERLHAVGGPGSARPRAFSHSGVHSLDGGEVDSQALQELTQMVSGPTSYSGPKPSPQYGAPGSFAAPGEGGTLATSGRPPLLPSRASRSQRAASEDMTSDEERMVICEEEGDDDVIADDSFGTTDIDLKCKERVTDSESGDSSGEDPEGNKGFGRKVFSPVIRSSFTHCRPTLDPEPPGPPDPPAAFSKGYGPTPSSSSSPASTSVSVSTSFSLGSGTFKTQDSGQGSTAVPLRPPPPGAGGPATPSKAARFLPTDSATFRRKRPESVGSLEAPGTSVIAAPPSGGGNILQTLVLPPSKEDREGTRVPSAPAPSLAYGAPAAPLCRPAATMVTNVVRPVSSTPVPIASKPFPASGRAEASSNDTVGARTEMGTGSRVPGGSPLGVSLVYSDKKSAAATSPAPHLVAGPLLGTVGKAPATVTNLLVGTPGYGAPASPAVQFIAQGAPGSATPAGSGASTGSGPNGPVPLGILQPGPLGKAGGITQVQYILPTLPQQLQVAPAPTPAPGTKAAAPSGPAPTTSIRFTLPPGTSTNGKVLAATAPTAGIPILQSVPSAPPPKAQSVSPVQATPSGGSAQLLPGKVLVPLAAPSMSVRGGGAGQPLPLVSSPFSVPVQNGAQQPSKIIQLTPVPVSTPSGLVPPLSPATMSGPTSQPQKVLLPSSTRITYVQSAGGHTLPLGTSSACSQTGTVTSYGPTSSVALGFTSLGPSGPAFVQPLLSGQAPLLAPGQVGVSPVPSPQLPPACTAPGGPVITAFYPGSPAPTSAPLGPPSQAPPSLVYTVATSTTPPAATILPKGPPASATATPAPTSPFPSATAGSMTYSLVAPKAQRPSPKAPQKVKAAIASIPVGSFESGTTGRPGPTPRQSSDSGVAREPAAPESELEGQPTPPAPPPPTETWPPTARSSPPPPLPAEERPGTKGPETASKFPSSSSDWRVPGLGLESRGEPPTPPSPAPATGPSGSSSGSSEGSSGRAAGDTPERKEVTSSGKKMKVRPPPLKKTFDSVDNRVLSEVDFEERFAELPEFRPEEVLPSPTLQSLATSPRAILGSYRKKRKNSTDLDSAPEDPTSPKRKMRRRSSCSSEPNTPKSAKCEGDIFTFDRTGTETEDVLGELEYEKVPYSSLRRTLDQRRALVMQLFQDHGFFPSAQATAAFQARYADIFPSKVCLQLKIREVRQKIMQAATPTEQPPGAEAPLPGPPPTGMAATPVPTPSPAGGPDPTSPGSDSGTAQVAPPLPPPPEPGPGQPGWEGAPQPSPPPSGPSTAATGR; from the exons ATGTACTCGGCCCACAGGCCCCTGATACCCGCGTCTGGCGCGGCCTCTCGTGGCCTCGGCATGTTCG TGTGGACAAATGTCGAACCTCGTTCTGTGGCTGTGTTCCCCTGGCACTCCTTAGTCCCCTTCCTGGCACCCAGCCAGCCTGACCCCTCTGTGCAGCCTAGTGAGGCCCAGCAACCTGCCAGCCACCCCGTGGCCTCCAACCAGAGCAAAG AACCTGCTGAATCAGCTGCTGTTGCTCATGAGCAGCCACCAGGAGGGACAGGGGGTGCTGACCCTGGACGGCCCCCTGGAGCAACATGCCCTGAGAGCCCAGGGCCTGGACCTCCACTTACTTTGGGTGGTGTGGATCCTGGTAAAAGTCTCCCTCCCACCACTGAAGAGGAGGCTCCTGGCCCTCCAGGAGAGCCCCGGCTGGACAGTGAGACCGAGAGTGATCATGATGATGC CTTCCTCTCCATCATGTCTCCTGAGATTcagctgcctctgccacctggaAAGCGCCGCACCCAGTCTCTGAGTGCCTTGCCCAAGGAACGAGACTCATCTTCTGAAAAGGATGGACGAAGTCCTAACAAG CGGGAGAAGGATCATATCCGTCGGCCCATGAACGCCTTCATGATCTTCAGCAAGCGGCACCGGGCCTTGGTCCACCAGCGGCACCCCAACCAGGACAACCGGACTGTCAGCAAGATCCTAGGAGAGTGGTGGTATGCCCTGGGGCCCAAGGAGAAGCAGAAGTACCACGATCTGGCCTTCCAG GTGAAAGAGGCCCACTTCAAGGCCCACCCAGATTGGAAATGGTGCAACAAGGACCGAAAGAAGTCCAGCTCAGAGGCCAAGCCTGCGAGCCTGGGTCTGGCAGGAGGGCACAAGGAGACGCGGGAACGGAGCATGTCGGAGACGGGAACTGCTGCTGCCCCTGGGG TGTCTTCTGAGCTCCTGTCCGTTGCCGCCCAGACACTCTTGAGCTCGGAAACCAAGGCTCCAGGGAGTGGCCCCTGTGGAGCAGAACGGCTACACGCAGTTGGGGGACCCGGCTCAGCCCGACCCAGAGCCTTCTCCCACAGTGGGGTGCACAGTCTTGATGGTGGGGAAGTAGACAGCCAAGCACTGCAAGAACTGACCCAG ATGGTTTCTGGCCCCACATCATACTCCGGCCCAAAGCCTTCCCCCCAGTATGGTGCTCCAGGATCTTTTGCAGCTCCTGGTGAAGGAGGTACCTTGGCCACTAGTGGGCGGCCTCCACTGTTGCCCTCCCGAGCCTCCCGTTCCCAGCGTGCAGCCAGTGAGGACATGACCAGTGATGAGGAGCGGATGGTCATCTGTGAGGAAGAAGGGGATGATGATGTCATCG CTGATGACAGCTTTGGCACCACTGACATTGATCTCAAGTGCAAGGAACGGGTGACTGACAGTGAGAGCGGAGACAGCTCTGGAGAGGACCCTGAGGGCAACAAG GGCTTTGGCCGTAAGGTGTTCTCACCTGTCATCCGCTCCTCCTTTACCCATTGCCGTCCAACCCTGGACCCTGAGCCTCCAGGGCCCCCGGATCCACCTGCAGCCTTCAGCAAAGGCTACGGTCCCACCCCATCATCCTCCTCTTCACCTGCTTCCACCTCAGTTTCAGTCTCCACCTCCTTTTCACTGGGCTCTGGAACCTTTAAGACCCAGGATTCTGGTCAGGGCAGCACAGCGGTGCCACTACGGCCCCCACCCCCTGGAGCCGGGGGCCCAGCAACACCTTCCAAGGCTGCTCGTTTTCTTCCTACGGATTCTGCCACCTTTAGGCGCAAGAGACCTGAAAGTGTTGGTAGCCTGGAGGCACCAGGCACCTCAGTCATTGCAGCACCTCCCAGTGGGGGAGGAAACATTCTGCAGACACTGGTTCTGCCTCCGAGCAAGGAGGATCGGGAGGGTACACGAGTGCCCTCAGCCCCAGCTCCATCACTGGCCTATGGGGCTCCAGCAGCCCCTCTGTGCCGCCCTGCTGCCACCATGGTCACTAATGTGGTACGGCCTGTGAGCAGCACTCCTGTGCCCATTGCCTCTAAGCCCTTTCCCGCCTCTGGTCGGGCTGAGGCATCTTCAAATGACACAGTAGGTGCCAGGACAGAAATGGGCACGGGATCCCGGGTGCCTGGAGGCTCCCCATTGGGTGTCAGTTTAGTGTATTCAGATAAGAAGTCAGCAGCAGCCACCTCACCAGCTCCACATTTGGTAGCTGGACCCTTATTGGGCACTGTGGGGAAGGCACCTGCTACTGTCACCAACTTGCTGGTGGGCACCCCAGGCTATGGGGCTCCTGCATCTCCCGCTGTTCAGTTTATTGCCCAGGGAGCCCCAGGCAGTGCGACCCCTGCAGGCTCAGGAGCAAGTACTGGGAGTGGCCCCAATGGGCCAGTACCCCTGGGCATCCTGCAGCCAGGTCCCCTAGGCAAGGCTGGGGGAATCACACAGGTGCAGTACATCCTGCCCACACTGCCCCAGCAGCTTCAAGTGGCACCTGCTCCAACGCCAGCCCCTGGGACCAAGGCAGCAGCTCCCAGTGGCCCTGCACCCACCACCAGCATCCGTTTCACCCTCCCTCCGGGCACCTCGACCAACGGCAAGGTCCTAGCTGCCACTGCACCCACTGCTGGCATCCCTATCCTGCAGTCCgtaccctcagccccaccccctaaAG CCCAGTCAGTCTCTCCTGTCCAGGCCACACCTTCAGGTGGCTCCGCCCAGCTGCTGCCTGGGAAGGTGCTAGTCCCCCTGGCTGCCCCTAGCATGTCAGTTCGAGGTGGAGGGGCTGGTCAGCCATTGCCCCTGGTTAGCTCGCctttctcagtacctgtccaAAATGGTGCCCAACAACCTAGCAAG ATTATCCAGCTGACTCCTGTGCCTGTGAGCACACCTAGTGGCCTGGTACCACCCCTGAGCCCAGCCACAATGTCGGGACCCACATCACAGCCTCAGAAGGTCCTGTTGCCCTCTTCTACAAG AATCACCTATGTACAGTCAGCAGGTGGGCACACTCTGCCTCTAGGCACCAGTTCTGCATGCAGTCAGACTGGAACAGTGACCTCATATGGGCCCACTAGCTCTGTAGCTCTGGGCTTCACATCGTTGGGGCCCAGTGGTCCTGCCTTTGTACAGCCTCTGCTCTCAG GCCAAGCTCCATTGCTGGCTCCTGGCCAGGTGGGCGTGTCACCTGTGCCTAGCCCCCAGTTGCCTCCTGCCTGTACAGCCCCTGGAGGTCCTGTCATAACAGCATTTTACCCTGGCAGCCCTGCACCCACTTCAGCACCCCTGGGCCCACCTTCCCAAGCTccgccaagcctggtctacactgtagCCACCAGCACCACCCCACCTGCTGCTACCATTCTGCCCAAAGGCCCACCAGCCTCTGCCACTGCCACTCCAGCTCCTACTAGTCCTTTCCCTAGTGCCACAG CTGGCTCCATGACCTACAGCTTAGTGGCTCCCAAGGCTCAGCGACCCAGCCCAAAAGCTCCCCAGAAAGTAAAGGCAGCCATTGCCAGCATTCCTGTGGGGTCTTTTGAATCGGGTACTACTGGGCGGCCTGGACCTACACCCCGACAGTCTTCAGACTCTGGCGTAGCCCGAGAGCCAGCTGCCCCAGAATCAGAACTTGAGGGACAgcccacacccccagccccaccaccTCCCACAGAGACCTGGCCTCCCACTGCCCGAAGCAGCCCCCCACCTCCCTTGCCTGCTGAGGAGCGACCTGGCACTAAAGGCCCTGAGACT GCCAGCAAATTCCCCAGCTCATCTTCAGACTGGCGAGTTCCTGGGCTGGGCCTAGAGAGTCGTGGAGAgcctcccactcctcccagccCAGCTCCAGCCACAGGCCCCAGTggaagcagcagtggcagcagtgaGGGCAGTAGTGGGAGGGCAGCTGGGGACACACCTGAGCGCAAGGAAGTGACTAGTTCCGGCAAGAAGATGAAGGTGCGGCCCCCGCCCCTGAAGAAGACCTTTGACTCTGTGGACAA CAGGGTCCTGTCAGAAGTGGATTTTGAAGAGCGGTTTGCAGAGCTGCCTGAGTTTAGACCAGAGGAGGTGCTGCCCTCACCCACCCTGCAGTCTCTGGCCACCTCGCCTCGGGCTATCCTTGGCTCCTACcgcaagaagaggaagaattcCACGG ACCTGGACTCAGCGCCTGAGGACCCCACCTCACCCAAGCGCAAGATGAGGAGACGTTCGAGCTGCAGCTCAGAACCCAACACCCCCAAGAGTGCCAAGTGCGAGGGGGACATCTTCACCTTTGACCGCACAG GCACTGAAACAGAGGATGTGCTTGGGGAGCTGGAGTATGAGAAAGTGCCCTACTCATCACTGCGGCGCACCCTGGACCAACGGCGGGCCCTGGTCATGCAGCTCTTCCAGGACCATGGCTTCTTCCCATCAG cCCAGGCCACAGCAGCCTTCCAGGCCCGCTATGCAGACATCTTCCCATCCAAGGTTTGTCTGCAATTAAAGATCCGAGAGGTCCGCCAGAAGATCATGCAGGCAGCCACTCCCACAGAGCAGCCCCCTGGGGCTGAAGCCCCCCTCCCTGGACCACCCCCTACTGGCATGGCTGCTACTCCTGTCCCTACTCCCAGCCCTGCTGGGGGCCCTGACCCCACCTCTCCAGGCTCGGACTCTGGCACTGCCCAAGTTGCCCCGCCACTGCCTCCACCCCCGGAGCCTGGACCTGGACAGCCTGGCTGGGAGGGGGCTCCCCAACCCTCACCTCCTCCCTCTGGTCCTTCCACAGCTGCCACAGGCAGGTGA
- the Pafah1b3 gene encoding platelet-activating factor acetylhydrolase IB subunit gamma — translation MSGEGENPASKPTPVQDVQGDGRWMSLHHRFVADSKDKEPEVVFIGDSLVQLMHQCEIWRELFSPLHALNFGIGGDSTQHVLWRLENGELEHIRPKIVVVWVGTNNHSHTAEQVTGGIKAIVQLVNKLQPQARVVVLGLLPRGQHPNPLREKNRQVNELVRAALAGYPRAHFLDADPGFVHSDGTISHHDMYDYLHLSRLGYTPVCRALHSLLLRLLAQDQGQGIPPLSETAP, via the exons ATGAGTGGGGAAGGGGAGAACCCGGCCAGCAAGCCCACGCCTGTGCAGGACGTGCAGGGCGACGGGCGCTGGATGTCTCTG CACCATCGATTTGTAGCTGACAGCAAAGACAAGGAACCCGAAGTAGTCTTTATCGGGGACTCATTGGTTCAGCTAATGCATCAGTGTGAG ATCTGGCGGGAGCTCTTCTCACCTCTGCATGCACTTAACTTTGGCATTGGTGGTGACAGCACACAGCATGTGCTCTGGCGGCTTGAGAATGGGGAGCTGGAACACATCCGGCCCAAG ATTGTGGTGGTCTGGGTGGGCACCAACAACCATAGCCACACAGCAGAACAAGTGACAGGTGGCATCAAAGCCATTGTACAGCTGGTGAACAAGCTGCAGCCCCAGGCACGGGTGGTTGTGCTG GGCCTGCTTCCGAGAGGCCAGCACCCCAACCCACTTCGGGAGAAAAACCGACAGGTAAATGAGCTGGTTCGGGCAGCACTAGCTGGCTACCCCCGAGCCCACTTCTTAGATGCAGACCCTGGCTTTGTGCATTCCGATGGCACCATAAGTCACCATGACATGTATGATTACCTACACCTGAGCCGCTTGGGGTACACACCTGTCTGCCGGGCCCTGCACTCCTTGCTGCTTCGTCTCCTGGCCCAAGATCAGGGCCAAGGCATCCCTCCTCTGTCAGAGACGGCACCCTAA